A region of the Enoplosus armatus isolate fEnoArm2 chromosome 8, fEnoArm2.hap1, whole genome shotgun sequence genome:
CATGTTTTCAAATCCAATTCACAACAAACCAGCAAAGGTCAGTCAGGTGCCTTTGTGTTAGCTGTTGTATCATAAAACATACCTGAGCTCCACATCCCTTACAAGCCGCCACAGATGACTGGATGAGGGCTTCAAGCTCAGCAGCTTTAGTCCAGTGGCCCAGCCCGGCCCGACATACAGCGCAAACAGGCTTCTGTGGACGCAAACACTCCTGCAAACAACTGTGGCAGAACCTGACAAGAGAAGGGTGAAGACAATGAAAAAGGGAAACAAGTAATCAGTTTTTAAAAGTACTCCAACTATTTACAGGCTGCATTAAAATACACCATCAGAAACCAGATGCTGTCACTGGCTGGACGATCCCTGTAAAGCACCTAACTGGAGCTTCCTGTAACTCCGATGGAAAGTCCCGACCTCAAGAGGGCGCAGGGACTTGTAGTCCTATTAAGTGCGTTGATAAGTCCAAGCAATAGCGATCTAAACTACAACTCCCAGGTGAGGCCGCCTCTttgatgtaaacaaaactgaaactgattTAGCAAGCTGGCATTAGTTTTGCCAAATATTCAAGGGAGAAAAATAGAATTACAGGGTCACAACAAAAGCAGGCACACGCATGGTCGATGTTTTGCAACTCTGGTGGCACGACATGTTCAAAAACAACCCTTTGTCGCCGTTATGTTTACCTCGTACCACTGAATCGCTGGTGGCAGACGTGGGTTGAGGGGAGGACGATcgaaaaaaaaggcagaatacTCACGTATGTCCGCATTGTGTTGTTACGGGACTGTCGAAGATTTCGAGACAAACTGGACAGACGAATTCTGACACGTCGTTGCTCCCGTCAGAGACGTTTTTCTTAAGCTGTGCTGCGCTAAACCCTCCGAGCATCgccatttcttttcttcactgACTCAGCCCCCCCACCAACCGTTTCCGTAACGACGTCACCAGATtctggttcttttttttatgcGCGAGGGCGGAGTCATCGCGACAGCACAACACATGATAACATGGTCAAGTTATTGTATAAACACTGTGAGTATTTAACTAATAAGTAACAGAAGGAGTAAATATCGTGTTTTGACTGACTGTGATAGTCACAATGGCAtacaacagaaaaaagcagcaaaccgTCACATTGGAAAAGCAGCGACTGGAGAATGACATTATTGCTTAAATTACTTTGACTTTGATGACTCTGATTGATTCTCAGAATAGTGGCCATTAAAACgattatttattgaaaatacCGTATTAATTTGGAGCATAAATACATTGAAAGACAGGTAAAGATCATTTCAAAGTCTAAAAGGTGAATGAAGTGAAGCCTTTacttaacctttatttataacaaaaataGTTTACTAAAACTGCTTAGTTGCTGGGCGTTATTGTTGTCGGATGTATATTGACCTACATTGTTTAATTGtagcaaaagaaaatatatattttctatgcACTCACGCTTACCGAATGAATGAGAAACTGCACGTGTGCACTCCTATGTTTGTTTCCCTTAAAATACTATAAGTTATATTAATGTAACTCACACATATTGAACAGTAGTGGTGATGTAGTTGGTGGGCTctgcagctcttcctcctccggcTCCTTCTCTCAAACAGCACGTGGGCTCCTAATGCTGATGAACTGTCAGAACTGAGCGCATGCGCATTGTGATGATGGGAATTTCCAACAGCTGAGGAGGCGTAGCTAGCAAAGGCTAGCACTTGTTTAAAGGTAAGATGTGCGGGTGATGGTGTTTCTGGTTTGAAAACGGCGTGAGAGATCTTAACCGAAGCAGAATTAGTCTGGGTCGTACACGGGTCACGccacaattttgataattaactCTAAAATTGCCAAATATTTATATCTAGCGATGGACCGCCCTGCTAGCTAAAGCAATTGTTAGCTAGTCAGCTGCGCTGAAATGGGCGTTCACTGCTTAGCTTATACTCAGTAGGGGGCCCATATCAGTGACAGCATCAGGTTTTGTCGGGTTTGAGATTCATGAAGAATTAACGTACTAGCTGTCCTCAGGGCGTCTCTCCTACTATCAACATTGGTCATTGCAGACTGATTCTGTTGCAGTTGATGCGCAATAGTAAGGCATGGTGATGTTGTTAGCTAAGGCATGTCGCTTGCTAGCTCGCTAAACGGATGCTCCCTAAGGTTGGTGTGTGGGGTAACTGGAATAGCCGGCCAGCTTGCCTGGGAACGAGGAGCACAAACCTTCATTTGCTGTAGTTCAAGCCTCATAGTAGATTTTAGGCTTACACGTATTTATATCCGTTTTTAATTTTGGCCAACTTAAGCTGGAGCTAAGTGCAGGCTAACGTTACCATGTTTTACACGCATGTAGTACATCCCGCTCATATATTCACTCGCGCAAACAGAAACGCAAGACAAAAGGAATATGTCTGTCAACAGTGGATCCTGGTTATGTAcactgtaacccccccccccccccccctagtTTTTTCTTGGTTGCGTACATCATGATAATCTATCAGTCCGACCTATTAGCTTGTCGACCGACATAAAATAGCCCACACAATGTATCCTTACATCATCCCACTCAGAGCACAGACACCGTTTCTCAAAACAGCGCTGCctaaaaactctctctctcttaaatgaaccattaaatttaaaaagtgCTCTTAATGatgatgcattttcttttggaCTGAATGAACACTAAGTTAGTAGAAATAAATGTGGCCCAAAGTTCcttctttatttgtgtgtatcaGAATGAGAGATTTCCAtttgtataaaatataatttccatTTACTCTCCTGTGTCATTATAGCTTGGAGACGGCTCAGCAGAATCCCACAATCATGAATGCGTCTTCGTGAAGAGTGACCTTGAACTCGGCACATCCTGAAACCAAGGAATGGAATAGATACAACTCTGCGTTTACAGAGCGTGAAGAGAACGCTCATCCTGACCTCATCTTGCACGACATAGGCCTGTTTGTCTGGAAACAAGTCAGGCTTTGAGCCAATACCAGAGATGCCCGTAAGAATGCATCCGTACAGGCTGCAGCCTAACTACGCCAACTGAGAGCACCAGACAACTGCATCTCTTGTTTAAAGGATGTGCTGCTGATTGGACGCAAAGTGTCATTCCTCTTCCACCTTTCCAAAACGTCATTAACGTTAAGTGTGTGCCAGCGTGTACAGTGAATTATGGTGATCAAAAATGATGCTTGAATGTGGCATCCTGGTGCAGGGCACGCTAAAAGGGGTGAGGCGTAAATTTCAAGTATAACAGCTGACTGATAGTCTGCTGTCAATAATGGATGCCAAGCTAAAAGAGGACCTGTTTCGGAGGTATGTGACTGCACTGGAGAGGCGTCTGGAGGAGGAATACACATGGATTGGAACTGCACCAgggggggacagagggagacacaAGGACAGCGAGGCCCTACTCTCGACAGCCACTGCTCTGCTAGGGGCCTACCAGCCAGATCCAGGACAACGTTTCCGGATGGTGCGTTTTTATGAAGTGGTGGAGAATTCTCTCCGCTGCCAGAGGGGGGGCAACATCAAGAGTCTGGAGAGAGCCTTCCACACGTTGGAAACCATCTGCACCAACCTCTTGCTCTTCCCCTGGAAGAAGGAGTTCAGATGTATAAAGGTATGTGCTTAAAGTTGACATAAACCaaatatttagttatttaaatAGGTTATCACAGCATTAGCCATCAGTTTTCCCATGTATATTCACTGTTTTCCAAtcaaaatgacaaagtgaaaaccTGAAAATGATACAGCAACTtgcaaaggaaataaaatattatttttgtttatgtaatttattttgtagaAGTTTGTAGTGCAACTTTcagattttaataaaacaattgacacagaaacatacacataaTACCACTGTGAATTCTCACTTCAAAGGCCCACCAGGTGTTTTCCATGCTAGTTTTTACAGATTATATTCATTCCAATCTTATAAGACCTTTAGGTGGAAAGAGCTTTTTTCCACATCTTCACTTATTGGCTCCATTGTAGTAGCTGTGCCACtggacacaaaaacagcagtgacTGCAGAGCGCTGAGATGTACGGAGGCAGTACAGAATCTTTACAGATTCATGGTGATGATGTCTAGGCTGCAAAtgacctttttttgtttaaatatattgtCAGCTCTTTGTCTCCATAGTTATTCAGGTACCTAATAATGTGTATGTAAAGAATATTGTTACATGGGGCTAACCAACATTAGCAACTGACTTATTAACACTAACATATACACATCCTCCACATAATAATCCTTATAATTCTTCCTAATTTGGCATTTAGTTAGTTTGAGTATTTATTGTCGAATCACAACACCATGCTGgttttgtatgtaaacaaaAGGGTTGCTCCACTAAAACAATTTGAAACACAGGATTGGAACCTATCCCTCAtaaattgctttgttttttttaaattaaaaaatcttTAGACAACATCTATATGTGAGGTAATATTTTCTAATGCAGTTAAAAGTTTTACATCTGTAATGTTAGTAAACACAGTAGTGAAAGAAACATATACTTTGAATTATATGATATCAGAGGAACAGCATGTGAGGTCAGTTTTTAGGGCTGATTTTCGTGTCGAGctgttttatttgacttgaCACTAATGTTGATTAACCCATTTCCTTTTAGACCTTCACTGGCCCGTACGTGTACCATCTGCAGTCTGCCATTTCTGATGCTGAACTCCGATCTCTAATGCGCACCATCGGCTACGCCTGTGACCATGATTCGCAGTTCCATTTGCAGGAACACCCAGGAGGCACAAATCATCTCCGCCAGTTGGCGTTTGAGCTCTTCCTGGCTCAGGCAGAGTGTCGTCTTCTGGGAGAGGTAGTGGCTCTGGCCCGTGGTTCAGCCTCAGAGCTGGAGGCCCTGGAACTCCGCAGAGGGTGCAGAGATGATGCAGCTGGCTGTGCTGAGGCGCTCCGCAGACGCGACAGCCTTGGGGCAGATATGGCTCGGCTGTCTGTGCGGCCGTTGGATATAGAGAGGCCTCATGCCCACCACCTGAGGCGAGGTAGCCGACCATCTAAGTCTGTGGATGTTACAGATGGGGCTGGTCACTGGCACGCAGCAGTTAGTAAGCCTGTCTTGAAGGCCTCATTGAGTCTGAGGAAGGAGCCTCTGTTTGTGGATGCTGAGGAGGATATGAAGGATGAGATCATCAGGCCCAGCACCTCAgcatctctcttctctgtggcaGCTCCGCCTTCCTATAGCCCTGTTGCGGATTTCTTCCCAATTCAGTCACCTCCCCCAGCGGATGCTTACACATCCTACCACCTGTCCTCTTTGGATGAGATTGACTTGTACACAGAGAGGGGTGTTGGTGGAACGGGAGGAAGGCAGACCCCCTCTCGACCTGCATCCAGAGAGCCTCGGGAGGCAAGGGACGGGTGGCTGCTCAAAGCTCATGGTGGTGTGAAGTGTCAGGGTTGTGGGCTGGGCTGCTCCACTATGGCCTCCTGCCAGAGGTGTGACATGATCCTCTGTTCTGCTTGTCATGATGTGGACCCTTCCCCCTGCTGTGGCCTCCAGGACTACCACCCCAAATCCCCACGACCCCTTGATGGATACATTCCTGTCAAGGAAAAGCTCTCCGTCTACTCTAATACTCACTCCCACTCCCATCTCCATCCACACCCTCTGACACTGACCCACTCCCACTCTCATCCCCACCCTCACCCCCAGATGGTGGAGAAACCCCTCATGTCCACTAAGCAGTTTCCAAGCAAGTCTGTTGCTCTGACAACACCAAAGGGAGGCAGCAGCGAGCGATTAAGCTTGGGGGGATCGCGATGCGGGTTTTGCAACAAGCCAGGTGCATCACACACCTGTGTAAACTGCTCTAAGGTGTCATGTGACTCGTGCATGGGCTTGTATGCAAAGGATATCTGCACGCGAAAGAATCCCCAGCACAGCTTTGTGCCCAACCATCAGCTCAACTTCAAATCTGGCACCATATCTCACCTGGTGTACCGATGAATCAGGCAGACAGAATATTTGTTTCTCCCTCCTTGTCCCTTCCCCGAACCCGCTGCGTAGTCTTGCACTATTGCTTTAGCTCTATTCTCATTTAAACAAGTCATCCACTATCTTCCCCTTTATCTGATGGTCTTTTTGCTCTCTCTAACCCTCTCTTGAACTTTGTACATTTTCTCTTACTGTCAGTAGGGCCCTGGAATGCACATGCCACAGAGAGCCATATCGTCTGCCCATCTCTCTGCCTTGTACAAGTTCAGGCCTTTTatctatttcttcttctttttaccTTGCTACCTGCTCTTGAGTAGTCACGTGATGTTGTAGCGCTTCCCAAATTCCTCAAATTTTGTCCTCCTCAAAAGGGAAACTGGAGAAAAGAGTTTAACTCCTtctcattttgaatgaattccGTCTAAATGAACATATACTTTGCCTAACTTCTCAGCTAAAAATTCCtctaatatataaatatatatatatatatatatatacagtatatatgtgtgtgagtgtgtgagagagagtgtgtgcgtgtgtagaAAAGACCTCAGAGCTTGCATTGTGACAAAGGAGATCTTTTTAAACTTGAAAAATAGTagggaaaaacagagaaaacatacACTGGAAGTCAATAAGTCAatagtatatatttttaatctcTATTCTCTAGAACAATGTGAGACTGTTAAATGGACATGAGGTCTGTCATTGGGATTTCTGGGGTATAAACTTGTGTCTGTGGGGTGGGAGATATCTCAAAGGGACATATTGAGACAATGGTCAGATGCCATATATTCTATTTAAAAGATTATGCCTTGTAAATTAACCCTCAATTGTTTCTGGTTATATGACTGAGGTTTAAATGCTGCTGTTGACTTGAGACATTGAAGATGTGTGGTGTTGACTTCTTTCTGGTAAATAGCCTGTTGAGTTGtgtcagtccccccccccccccccaccatccctGTTCATTACACTCCTTAAGCCTCCATGATCCATGATGTCGTAGTGCACCCTTACCAGATCAGTGGTTCCCTGTCAGTCTCAGGTGGAGTTGCAGGAAGTCTCACGCTGGGCCGCAAAATCAAGTGATTATGGTTCTTTGACAGTGTGTGAGCCTATTGATTGGTTTTAGACAGTATGAAAGTGTATACTCTGACACGGTTTCTGTCTACCTCAAATGGCTTCAGTTTATACACCCAGTTTGACGTTGTGGTTTCAAACTAGCCCTAAAGACCTAAGAAATACTTAATGTATTACATTATTCTTCTCTAATTTACAACTTCTGTTTTAGCTTAATACAAATATGTCTTACAATCAGCTGATTCAGTCACTTCTGAAGGTTAGCAGAGGTTATTTATTTCGTGACGTAATCCTGGGATTTGTCAACGTAGCACAAGGTTTTCTGTTTTAAGTAAGTTTGTTGGTGACTTTCCCAGGTATATTAAGACATATTTTAACCCTCTCTAAGGCCCTTGATTTGGGGTGATTTGGTGCATGAGGTTAGCATGAGTTTCGTCAAGCAAGCCTCTGCCATTTGCTGTGGAATTTTCCTTAAACTCATTTATTGGTAAACTTAAAAGGGCGGGGGCAGTCACGGGTAAATAAAGTCTGCTAACATGTAAACTGAGTGTCGTAAATTTGGAGGGTACCTTTAGTGATTAGGCTTTGATTCTCCATGAAAGAGGATAATTAATGCAGTAGATTGCAGTTGACAGTCACCAAGGGCTAATTTTAAATCACACTTTCATTTAGAAAAGGTCTGAGTCTGGGTTATTTTGGCAGACCGTTTAGGCAACCTTAGCCTTTGTGCTCTGTCAGGAATAACCTCTAAATGCCTTAAGCTCATTCAGCTGTCTTATCATAGAGTATTTTaagtttttctgtgttgtcatttgcattgttttgtgtttcaccAGCCTGCAGGTTAAACATTAACATGGCTTTGCCAGGCTTTACATGAACGAAATACCTAGCTTGTTCAATGACAGCTAAGGAAAGAATTCAGAGTaattaaaaaatacacacaagtatGGTTTAACCACCACACGGTGTCTATATTGAACCATGCATATTACCAGAATTATGCAGTAATTCAcactttgtaaataaaaatatatatactatgTGCTTATAATAACCATGTCTTGCCTGaaagtcaaatttaaaaataattcaaagataaatattttgtttagcTTACAGATTTTACCTAAACACTCATGTTTGGTTATAGGGAGTGATGTTCTCACACTTCTGTTCATTCCTTCCCTTTAAAACTGAGTTTTGTGTCTTTATCATGTTGAACAACATAAAGAAGGGATGTTTTGATACCACTTGGATGTAGCTTAAGGGTTCTTTGAGAGATCTTCTTGGGTCAACATTAGCTAACCTGGGTATCACAAAAGTCTTGAGTGACCTTAAGGGAGGTGTGCAAtcgttttgttttcatccaatGAAGCCTTtctaaatattttgaatatttatcaTAGATATATTTCAGTTACTCGCTTCTGTTCATCGCAAATCATACCAGCAACAAAGATGACTTTCAGAAGTATTGAGCCATGTTACGAGAGTGATCATATTGCCAAATGAAGAACAAATATCTTTATTGGAGTAGAAAACAAATTCCTGTTGCTTGCCCGGATGCACAGTTAATGTAACATAAATCTGTGGTTTTGCTCAAGTTTGGCCTCGTGTCTGTAGATGTTGGCCTTTTTTAAGAAGCCTAGAAAGGGAATCATCAACATAGATACCTACTCGCACACCATGGGATGTGGATGTGACTCGCGTAGGTCACTACAAAGGGCTAAACAGTCTTCAGGGCTGCTGCTAAGTTTGTGGGCACTGTTTTAATCTTTTAGTGAACAACTGACTTGTCATAGGGAACTATCTGATGCTTTTACATTCATCAGTGGATATGAATTACTGatgttggaaaaacaaaagagctatttttgtttgtgtcatggAATACATTGAGCCATTTGAACATGATTGGTTTAACCCACACCAGACACACTCAAGTCATTGTGGAAGTCAATACTCCCTTTACCTCTTTGTGTGGTTATCTTACTGATGTTAACAGTGGTGGTGTAGTTAGGCAGCCCCTTTACCCTACCCTATTTCACCCAACCCTTTCTTGGCATGCTCTGTACAAGGCCCAAACCCATACCTCTTCTCCCTCAACCCTACTCGTACCCTCACCCACTGTCTCCCCTCTGTCCCCCCCTTCCACCTTGGCACTGAGGATCATTGCACAATGTCTATGTGAAGGGGTATGGACCTTATGATCAATATGTGGGCATACATGGGGGTGGAAAGGGAAAATAGCCAAATTGTTAATCggtgaaatatatatatgtgtatatatatatatgtatgtatatatatatgtatgtatatatgtatgtatatatatgtatgtatatgtgtgtatatatatgtatatatatatatgtatgtatatgtgtgtgtgtatatatatatatatgtatatgtatatatatatgtgtatatatgtatatgtatatgtatgtgtatatatatgtatatgagaTTCAGTAAATGagattttataaaataatttaaagaataaaattctgaaaaaaaaagttttctgcCTTGAGTTTTTGGGTGATTGAAACTTGGTATGTAGCATTATTGACTTATTGTAATGCAGTGTGTACACA
Encoded here:
- the spata2 gene encoding spermatogenesis-associated protein 2, encoding MDAKLKEDLFRRYVTALERRLEEEYTWIGTAPGGDRGRHKDSEALLSTATALLGAYQPDPGQRFRMVRFYEVVENSLRCQRGGNIKSLERAFHTLETICTNLLLFPWKKEFRCIKTFTGPYVYHLQSAISDAELRSLMRTIGYACDHDSQFHLQEHPGGTNHLRQLAFELFLAQAECRLLGEVVALARGSASELEALELRRGCRDDAAGCAEALRRRDSLGADMARLSVRPLDIERPHAHHLRRGSRPSKSVDVTDGAGHWHAAVSKPVLKASLSLRKEPLFVDAEEDMKDEIISPVADFFPIQSPPPADAYTSYHLSSLDEIDLYTERGVGGTGGRQTPSRPASREPREARDGWLLKAHGGVKCQGCGLGCSTMASCQRCDMILCSACHDVDPSPCCGLQDYHPKSPRPLDGYIPVKEKLSVYSNTHSHSHLHPHPLTLTHSHSHPHPHPQMVEKPLMSTKQFPSKSVALTTPKGGSSERLSLGGSRCGFCNKPGASHTCVNCSKVSCDSCMGLYAKDICTRKNPQHSFVPNHQLNFKSGTISHLVYR